From the genome of Cervus elaphus chromosome 7, mCerEla1.1, whole genome shotgun sequence:
ACAAAAGTTCAGACACACAACTCTAAAACCTCTCTTCAGGGTGTGGGGCGAAGATATGCTCATGTGGTGTTGAGGAAAGCAGACATCGACCTCACCAAGAGGGCAGGAGAGCTCACCGAGGATGAGGTGAGGacaggggaggaggggctgggattGGGCCTGCTTGGAGATGGGGGCTGTCTGGACCTGACCCTTGTCCTGCCTGCCAGGTGGAACGTGTGATCACCATTATGCAGAATCCACGCCAATACAAGATCCCAGACTGGTTCTTAAATAGACAGAAGGACGTGAAGGACGGAAAATACAGCCAGGTGTGTGTGGAGACGGGAGAGCTTAGAGAAAAGCAGGGTGTCTGGTTGGGACTGGCCCTAGGAGACCAGGGCGTAGAACAGTCATCCCTCAACTGTCTCCCGTCTGTGCAGGTCCTGGCCAACGGTCTAGACAACAAACTCCGTGAAGACCTGGAGCGACTGAAGAAGATTCGGGCCCACAGGGGGCTGCGCCACTTCTGGGGGTGAGTGGGGGCGTGTTTGTCTGTCCTTAAACTCCCAGGGCCCTCTCAGGCCCTGTCTTTTCCCAGAGCTTTGCTTTGTGTGCTGAGTAACCTGTCACCTTTGTCTTTACTTCTTGCAGACTTCGCGTCCGAGGCCAGCACACCAAGACCACAGGACGCCGTGGTCGCACTGTGGGTGTGTCCAAGAAGAAATAATGTGTGGGCGTTGTGTTAATAAATAGTTTATGCAGTTATGGCTTCCTTCTTGTGGTTCTTTGCGTTTTTCTGGAAACTCTAACAGGGAATATACTTTCATACTGGGCCCTGTTGGTCACTTTTCACACTTGCTTGATGTCCCCACTCAGCTGCCCAGACCTTGTCTTGGTCTTTCTGTTCCATTTGCTGCGCTCAGGTTCTCTCTAGCTGTGAGCATGGCTGCTCATTGCAGAGCAAGGCTCCGCAGCCGGTAGTGGTGCTCCCCAGGCTCAGTTGCCCTAGGGCATGCGGAGTTCCGGGACCTGGGGTGGgatctgtgtcccctgcgttgacaTATATTCTAGGGAACTCCCAACACTCTTGGTCTTGATGAAAGCTTTACTGTTGCCTCCCCCCACTACCAGAAGCAACCTTTTTACCTATTGGTGCCCCTCTCCAGGTGGGTAGAGGGAGGAGCCACACATTCACCCTCGAGGGGGCGCCCTCGGACTTCCCAAGGCCCGGCTCCCCTTGCTGGCTGGCGGGGTGTTGGGGATTGCGCAGGTAGCTGAGCCTAGCCAGTAGCCGGTTAGGTGAGTATCTGGATCTTGACCGCCCTACGTCTCCGAAGGCTGGAGATGCTGGTATTGGTGACCCGGAAACGCCGAGCCCCGCCGCGCcggggtgggtgtggggaggcGCCGGCCGCACGGCGTCCGGCAGATGTGGCAGCGGCCCGCGGGTCCAACCCCGCTTCCCGTTTGGGGCAAAGACCCCCTTGCGCCTCCCCCGCTCCCTCCGGTCAGTTGTTCCGCTGAGTGCGCAGCCGCGGAGCTTCCGGCGGGGGACGCGCACGCCACGCCCTCCGGCCGGGAGGGGCGGCGAGCGGAGACGGCCGGCCATGGAGCCGGGCTTCGGCGGCCGCGCCGACCAGGTAACGTCCCCGCGGGTCCCGCCGCGAAGGCAGCTCAGGCCGCAGCCCCGTCCCGGGCGTGGCCCGCTGGAGACCGCTGTCTGAGAGCCGCGCTCCGCGCCCTCTAACCGCGCCTGGTCTCTCCCCCCAGGTTCCCTCTGGCCGCGCCGCACCATGCGCCCGGGGCTCTCCCGACGCCTGCTCCTGGCCGCCCTGCTGCTCCTGCTCGTCTGGACCCTCTTTGGGCCCTCAGGCCTCGGGGAGGAGCTGCTGAGCCTCTCCCTGGCCTCCTTGCTCCCGGGCCCGGCCTCGCCCGGGCCGCCCCTGGTCCTGCCCCGCCTCCTAATCCCCAACGAGGCGGCGTGCGGCGCGCCCGGCCCTCCTCCTTTCCTGCTGATCCTGGTGTGCACCGCCCCGGACAACCTGAACCAGAGAAACGCCATCCGGGCCTCCTGGGGCCGCCTGCGCGAGGCCCGCGGGCTCAGGGTGCAGACTGTTTTCCTGCTGGGAGAGCCCGGCTGGGGGTCGCGCGGGAGCGACCTGGTGTGGGAGTCGGCGGCCCACGGGGACATCATGCAGGCGGCCTTCCAGGACTCCTACCGCAACCTCACCCTCAAGACCCTCAGCGGGCTGAGCTGGGCAGACAGACACTGCCCCACGGCCCGCTATATCCTCAAGACCGACGATGATGTGTTTGTCAACGTCCCCGAACTGGTGTCGGAGCTGGTCAGGCGGGGAGGCCACTGGGAGCAATGGGAGACGGGTGTGGGGCCCCCGAGAAAGGCGAAGCCTGGAGATGAGAAGTGGGACGGAAGCCCCACCTTGGGGAGCCAGCCAGTGCCTCTCTTGTACTTGGGTCGCGTGCATTGGCGGGTGCACCCCTCTCGGTCACCGGGGGGCAAGCACCAGGTAACGGAGGAGCAGTGGCCTCCCTCCTGGGGCCCCTTTCCCCCCTACGCCTCAGGCACAGGCTATGTGCTATCAGCTTCCGCTGTGCAGCTCATCCTGAAGGTGGCCAGCCGGGCACCCCCTCTACCCCTGGAAGATGTCTTTGTGGGGTTAAGTGCCCGCCGAGGAGGCCTTGCCCCAACCCACTGTGTCAAGCTGGCTGGTGCCACCCACTACCCCCTGGATCGGTGCTGCTATGGGAAATTCCTGCTGACATCCCACAAGTTGGACCCCTGGGAGATGCAGGAAGCCTGGAAGCTAGTGGGTGGCTCTGATGGGGAAAGAACTGTACCCTTCTGCTCCTGGCTCCAAGGGGTCCTGGGCATCCTCCGATGCCGGTTAATAGCCTGGCTTCACAGCTGAGAGGGCCTGGGCGTCCAGGAGACGGGTGTGGAGCGGAGGGTCCAGCCAGCACCCCGCCACCTTCTTTCTCCCAGGCCCAAAGCAGGAGCCCTAGTTGGCTGCAGCCGAGCAAGCTGCTCCACACAGGTGCTCGGGCTGTCACTTAAGAGCGAGGGACACAGGAGGGACCTAGGGGGCTGCCTGGCCTGCCAGCCCCAGAGATGGTCGTCAGGAAGAAACGCACAGCGGGCTTGTTCTCTCCAGCCATGGCAGGGGAGGGGCACTGGCCCCTCAATaaacttctcttttcttctttgagtACAGTGTGGTCCAGGACTCTCAGAACACAATCCTGGGAAACCCAGAGGCTACCAGAGCCTGCTGGTGGGGAAGGCCACCTCGGGACGTGGGAGAGGGAGCACACCTCTCCCTGGAGGAAGGCCTTAGGGAGCCCGACAAGGCCACAGCAAGACGGGGGCGGGGCCAGAGGGGAGACACGCCCCCGCGTCCGAGAGCAGCCCTGGCTGGATGTGGGCAGGGGATAGGTTCCCGGGATGATGGAGACACGTTATCCAAAAGTCCACGTTCCTTTTTAATAccggccaccccccaccccatccccaccccaggaaCCAGCTGTCCACCCCAGGAGGAAGGGGGCTCCCTGCTCCCTCATTCCAGGGACGGGTCATTCCCCACAGGTGGGTGTGGGGAAAGAATGTTGCTCCCGGGCCCCTGGGAGCCTGACTCAGCGCACGAATCTGTCCAGGGCTGACGGCCGGGCCCCGGTGGGCTTGGCCTTCTCTTGCTTCTGCGGCTGCTGCTCCAGGCTCTGGCGGACTTTGTCCTGGGTGGGGAGAAACAGGTGAGAAGCCACAGGTGGGTGGGGCCAGCAGGAGGGCACTGCCCGCGGGACGCCcagcctgccccccccccccccgcccgcccgcTCACCCTGTGCTCCTGGTCCAtgaccttcctcttcctcttcactaGACTCGCCGTGGAGCTACGGCCCTTCTGCTTCAGCTTTGGCTGGAAGGGAGCCGTGGCATCGGGATCGTAGCCCTGAGGGAGGGGACGGGAGTGAAACCTGCAGCCTCCAAGGCAAGGAGCTGCGCTTCTGAGGACGCGGTGGGGATGGGACACGTGGGTGAGGGGCGCCCGGGCCCTCAGGGCCCACTCCGTACCAGCCTCTCTGCCCGTTCCTTCTTTGCCTGCTCCAAAGAGACGACATCGACCTCTGCCAGGGCTCGTGGATCCAGACAGATGAGCTCGGCGGGCACCTGGATGCGACACAGAAAGACAGGGACGGGTAAGGAGCCACAGGAAGGTGACACCGAAGGACGGAAAGCGGAGGCGCTGCTGAAACCCACTCTTCATAGACACCCGCCCCAGCCCGCGGGGGCGCAGGCGCGTCCTCACCTTCTCTAGCAGCGCCTTCACCTCCCACTCCTGCCGCTGCTTCCGGCTCCTGTATGGGTTACTCTCCAAGCCGTCGAAGTTGGGTTCAGCAGAccctggagggagagggggagcgTGGAACTATAACAGGAACCTGCTCCAGGCTGACCAGCCCCGTGCCCCGCGCTGTCTCAGGGTCCGGCCCACAAGAGCCTCCTCACCACTTGgagccccagccctgcctgctcACCAGGGACCAGCATGCTGGTGATGCCCCCGctgtgccccacccccagcacatcCTCATAGGGACAGAACTGGAGGCCGTGCACGTGGCCCGAGAGCCGGTGCGTGAGGTAGGGCTGCTCCAGGGAAGGCAGGCTGGCCTTGCCCTGTCCTGCCCATATGTTGACCACGTCGCCCATTCCCGCCGCCAGCAGTCCCCGCTGGGAGAAGGCCAGGTGCCCCGCTCCCTGGGGCAGGGTCCGAGCGCTCAGAGGCTGGAACGTCCCTCGCAGGTCGAAGAGCTTCAGCTGGTGGTCCAGGCCAGAGGTGGCCATGTGCCTGGTTGTGAGAGGGGGAAAGTTAATCACAGCATGAAGCATCAGGTCTGTTGGGGGAGAAGGCGACTGATAAGGACGGGACCACTACCACCACACCACACACTCCAGGCGCctcttttcatttcccttttacagagaggaaactgaagctcaaagaaagGATTGGGGTGAGTGGTGGAGCTAGAATTCAAATCAGAGCTGTGTCTTTACTGTCTTTTCTCACCGCATGTGAATGAAAGGGAGGACACATGAGATAGTCTACACGCAGGCATGAGGTTGCACCGCAGACAGGCAGCCCAGGGGTCAGCAGAGGGCCCGGCTGATGGCGGTAGTCAGGGAGGGCTTCGGGGGACTTGAGCCATTCTAGGAAATGCTCAAGAAAGCACAAGAGGATCGCTTCTCAGCCTTCTGTCCAAGATCAAGTGAGGACAGCacaagagggcttctctggtggctcagtgctggAGAATCtccctgccgatgcaggagacagaggttcaacccctgatctgggaagatcccacgtgctgcggagcAGCTGGGCCTGTGCGccccaactcctgagcctgtgctctagaacctgggaattgagcccacatgccccagTTACTGAGACCCTCGTGCCCTGAAGCCCACGGTCCGCAAGAGAAACCACCgaatgagaagcctgctccctgcaactagagaaaagcccaagcagcagtgaagacccagcacggccagagagaaataaaaatagaaagcacAGGAGCAATTTGAAGATTGTAGCTGAAACTGAAAAGGTTTAAATGAGATTCACTTCAAAAAAGCACGAGAAACAGAGCTGTACAGCAGGTTCTAATAAATGAACATCAGACTGTGGAGACGGgaagatggaaatgagtttgTTTTCCGGACTGGTGGAATATGGCCAGGAGGGGACAAACTGCAGAGGCTCCTGAAGGTCAGATGGGAGACCAGTAGTTCCCAAAGCAGCTCTCTGGCAGTTACAGGCCACAAGGTGGAGACTGCATGGACCTGAGAAAACCTTAGGAAGCAAGGAAGTGATGCACTAGAGGGCCCCTTTTGCTAGAAGGAGGGAGGGCAAGGCTGGTGACCAGATCCTCTCGAgaaagggacttgcctggtggcccagtggttaagaatctgctttgtaatgcagaggacacagattcgatccttggtctgggaactaagatcccacatgccatggagcaaccaagcctgctCAGCACAACTAGAAAGGTCCTATATGATGCAACTGAGACCCGatacagccaaattaaaaaaaaaaaactgtcaaataTCCTCTTAAGGATGTGTGTACCGCATAAGACATTTACTTTCAGAGGCTGGAGTTTCTATGGATGTTCAAGTTGCTCAGAGATGCTGAAGGGCGGCCAGCCAGGTCAGGGCATGTCTGTTTGCCAGAAGCCAAAGATTCACATTTTAACCTTGACTGTGAGCCCAGGAAGAAGACACTAAGGCGCTCCTCTGGGCAGAGACTTGGCCTGTGATGGGACTGATGCAAGGCCCAGCTGGATACCTGTCCTGACAAGACAGACAGGGCCCAGCTCCACCCGAGGGAGAGGTCATGAGCGCAAACCAGGACTTGCTGAGGGCTCCTGGGACACAGGTCACAGCCTTCACTGAGCCAACAACCCAGGGCACCCGCTGGCTCCTGCCCCCGCACACCCACCTCTGGGAGCCTCTGTTCAGACGCCCACCTGGGAACCAGATGGGCATCCAGACCATGCCACCATGCTACTGAACTTGCAGGAAACAGATGAACTTTGAGAATCCAGTCCAATTCTATTGCAAGCTTCCAGGAAGCCTGCTGAGGATGACGGCCCGTGGCATCTCTGGAGCCTCTGTGGCCGGTCCGAGGCAGCTGTGAGGAGGACCAGAGCTACAGGGGGGTGGGCCTAAAGTCAAGGACCAGAGCTGCTTGGCATTGGGCTGTTGGCCAAACCTCTGTGAACAACTTGAGCAGAAGCAGCTGACCCAGGCAGCCCAGGGAAGGCCAAGCCCAGCTCGGGTCCAGGCGCCCACAAGGCGGCAGGCCCTGGAACAGGTCCCCACTCTCCCAGAGCCAGCCTGGCACAGACCTGGAGTAAAGGGGCAGAACTAAACCACGGATCCACAGAGACACAGCTAGGGGGTCCCGGGGACCTGAGCAGCCAGCGGACTTTCCTCAGTTGACAGCCACTGGGCTCCCGCATCCTGATTTCCTGAGCAGTGGTATACAAGGAAGAAAGCCACGTGGGAAAAAGTATTCTGACCATAGCACCCAGGACACACTCAAAGAAGGAAGAACCAGAGGCTGGGACTGTGAGATGGCAAGAATGGCAAGTAGTAGACCCTGGAGGGGAAAGCAGCCAGGACTTTACAGGTCGTGAGCAGGAATGGGGCGACGCAGCCAAAGCCACCAGCAGGGCCTCGGCTCCCAAGGAGCACTCAGCCAACTGTGACTCTGCCTCTGCCATGACCGATGGCTGAAGATCACAAAGCTATGGGGGCAGCTAGTGTCCAAGAAGTCGTGTTCTGGGTGAGGGCAATGTGGCAGAAAGGGAGCAGGCCAGGAGGAGCCGTGGGAGGGGGTGAAGCATCCAGCGATGGACACGGTAAAGGTGGGATGATGGGAGACAACTGAGTAGAACCTGAATGTTTCACCCAGCCCGTCAGCTCATcagctgtttttgtaaataaagtgtaACTGGAACACCCCGCCAGGGCAGATTCATCCTTATACCCCCAGAACCTTACCCCAGAACCCAGCCTACAACTGGCACCCAGTGAATGCCGATGGatggaagaatttgagaaaaacACATGGGAACTTGTGGGAAAGATAGTCTGCGAGATCCAGACATACATACAATATAAACCAGACAAAACAGCTGTGGAAACGCAAACAGTCTCTCAGGAAGGGTGGAAATTCCAAGCGGACCGGCCACCCCAAAGTCCCCACAGCACCAGCACAGCACCAGCCAGTCTAAAGAGAACAGTCGTCTTTGATGATGAGGACACGGCGCTCCCCACCTACCAGGCACCGTGTGCGCCTCTGAAGACCTTAACTGGAGTTCACATCTCCTAACTGAAGGCCAATTTTGGCGAACTAAGGCCCACAAGTCAACAAAACCAGCCCACCACTTTCTGTAGAGCCTACAAGCTCTACAGaatggttttcacatttttaagtggttgggaaaaaaatcagaagaaatatatttcaagacgtgaaaattatttgaaaactccagtgtcAGTGTTGATAAAGTCGTACTGGGACACAGCaatagagagttccagaaaaacatctatttctgctttactggctatgccaaagccttcgattgtgtggaccacaacaaactctggaaaattcttaaagagatgggaataccagaccaccttacctgcctcttgagaaatctgtatgcaggtcaggaagtaacagttagaactggacatggaacaacagactggttccaaatagggaaaggagtatgtctgtatattgtcaccctgcttatttaacttatatgcagagtacatcatgagaaacactgggctggaagaagcacaagctggaatcaagattgctgggagaaatatcaataacctcagatacgcagatgacaccacccttatggcagaaagtgaagaactaaagagtctcttgatgaaagtgaaagaggagagtgaaaaagttggcttaaaactcaacattcaaaaataaaaaaaaactcaacattcagaaaactaagatcatggcatctggtcccatcacttcatggcaaatagatggggaaacagtgagagactatttttctgggctcccaaatgactgcaaatggtaactgcagccatgaaattaaaagacacttgctccttggaaaaaaagttatgaccaacctagacagcatattaaaaagcagagacattactttgccaacaaaggtccatctggtcaaggctatggtttttccagtggtcatgtatggatgtgagagttcagctataaagaaagctgagcgctgaagaactgatgcttttgaactgtggtgttggagaagacccttgagagtcccttggactgcaagattaaaccagtccatcctaaaggaaatcagtcctgagtattcattggaaggactgatgctgaagttgaaatgccaatactttggccacctgctgtgaagaacagactcattggaaaagactctgatgctgagaaagattgaaggcgggaggagaaggggacaacagagaatgagatggttggatggcatcactgactcaatggacatgagtttgagtaaactctgggagttggtgatggacagggaggcctggcgtgctgcagtccatggggtcacaaagagtcggacatgactgagtgactgaactgaactgggacaCAGCTACGTTCATTTGGTTACTTATTGTGTGGCTGCTTTTTGTGCTAAGGTAGCATAGTATTGTGGTCAAGCAGATACCACATCTTATCTCTTCGCACTGCTGCCCAGCACACTATAATCTCAGTGACACACATATCACTTCAGAGCATTTCAAGCACCATTCATCTTATCATCTATCTGTGTGAAAAGATGTTTGTAAAGATAAAATActcaaaagtgaaagtattagtcactcagtcgtgtctgactctttgtgatcccatggactgcagcccatcgggctcctctgtccatggaattcgccaggtaagaatactagagtgggtacccATAGTgttctccaagcaatcttcctgaccaagggatcaaacccgggtctcctgcattgcagattctttaccgtcagagccaccagggaagcccaaaatacccAAAACCTCTTCACAAATCGGCAGCTGTAGATAAACATCTGCAGTTGAGTTTGATGATTTGGAACACTAACTCTGAACTTCAACTAAACTAAGTGCTATGCTCAAAAACAGGaattcagggatttccctgggagtccagtggtgaggactctacaattccaatgcaaggggcgggggttccatccctggttggaaaactgAAGATCcggcatgccacatggcatggcagagaaacaaataaaaacaggaaTCCAATTCTTTCCAAGAGTAGACCTATATTACACAAATATTGCATTcaattgtttttctcatttcatcaATAATTTGCCATCCATTGTTTCTTGTTATTTAAGAACCTACATAAAACACTCAATTGTGCTCCATTACcaacaaagcctaaaatacttactATCAGGCTCCTTACAGAAAAAGTCTTCTGGCCCTTGAGCAAGATACTTATATCCCCAGTCTCAGGGTGAAGGCCATGTACCCCGAGGTCATGTAACATGCCTGCCAACGTGGTTGGTCAGGGGTTTAACACCAGGATTTAAACCCAAGCAGCTTGGGTGCAGAGTCTGTGCTCCCAAAGGCACACTGCCTTCGAGGActttctctccagctgagacaccCCCCGCCCCTAGCACCTCCGGCCCAAACAATTGACTTACGTGCCTGTAGGATCTACTGCCACAGCCCGGACCCCACCTCGGTGACAGAGAATCTTTGCCAGTGGCTCCTTCATGGCTGGGCTCCATAAAGACACAGTCCCTGCACATCAGAGGAGAAGAGTAGAAGTTACTAATAGGGCGCTGAGGCGACTAAACCTGCAAAAGAGGGGGATTCAGGGCCAACAGGTCACACaagaggggagcagaggggcAACCCGAAGGGACTCGTTGAGCGGAAATATAGTCGAAAAGCTGgggcattccctggtggtccagagggtaggactcagagctttcactgaTATGGgccaaggttcaatccccggtcagggaaccaAAATTGTACaagccacgtggcatggccaaaaaaagaaaagcaagacagGATGGTGAGGGTTAAAGTTCTGCCAGGGACCAACCGTTACTGTGTCCGAGATGGATGACGGCGTTGTAAGGGTTCTGAGTCATGACGCTGAGCCGTCCAGCCCGAGCATTCAGAGCTGCCACGATCTTTCCCACGGACACGTCCAGGTAGGTCAGAAAGCCTGTCTCTGActgtatgagagagagagggaaggaggccgGAATGCCCTCTGTCCTGCCCCTATGGGGACCCCCGGGTCTTCTCAGGGCTGCCACCCCGTCTGTACTCTGCAGTCACTCACAGCTGTGACCAGGAGGAAGTGGAAAGGCAGGAACTCAAGTCGGGTGACTCGGTCACAGCGGCGGACGCAGTGGAGCTCGATGCCCTGGTTGTCGTAAATGTGAAGCCAGCGGTTCTGGGCGACGGCGAGCAGGGCCTCAGAATGCAGAAACCTGAGAGGAGCAGAGGAGCGGTGCAGTGTGAAGGGGAGTCACCGGCTGTCGTTCCATCAGTGATGGGCTCTCTCGTCCCCACCAGCCGCTGGCCAAGGCCACTGACCGGACGTCCCGCACTGCCTCCATGACGTTGATCTCACACATGAGCTTCTTTGTTACCCAGTCGAGGGCAGCCACATGACCCCGGCGTCCTCCAAAAGCCAGGTGTCTGTTGAAGGTGGAGGACAGGCAGGATATCAGTACAaggtgtgtgtgtagggagggCAGCCAGACTCAAGGGTCTGTCCCACGCCAGCTCCTCTTCTCCAGGTGAGAGGAGAGATGTTTCCATACACGCTTATCACACATGCAAGCAAATAACAAGACCCTCCCCACATCAACAACCCAGATGTACACTGTTATGGCTGTGATGAGCTAGGCTAAAGTCATTGGAATTCAACCTTACCTCCCAGTGCTAGAGTAATTTAGCCTGTAGGGTCCAAACTGCCTCAAGTTCAAGTCAAAATGCTGGAAAAGGGgatagtgaaaaaaagaaaagaaaaaagagagttgGTTCCTTTCAGGAATTTTCTCTTCTAGTCCCCACTCCCGTCTTACTCTGCACCATCAGTCAGCCCATTGGCTCCTTTTCCATTCTCAGGCTCACTTTGGCTGCACTTGCAATGTCCACAGCCTCCACTATATCAGCCTGGCGAATCTTTGCTGTGTcttccccatcctctccttccagaAACCTGCAAGTGAGGGTGATAGTTGCGTTAAAGCTTCCTAATAAGAAGTGGGTGTCCCGGCATCACAATCAGAAACGAGAGCCCCATAAAGCATGGGTTGCGGAGGCCCACATTAGGGTCCACTCACCCAGGTTTTTCAGCAAGCAGAAGCTCAGATCGAGCAGCTCTGACACTTGTTTCCTCTTCTTGTGCTTCAGCCGCCACAAGTCGGCTTCGGGTCTTGGTCTTCGGATGTGGTACCTACAACATTGGTGGTGCAGATGGAGTGGGAAATGGACCAAGGGATGTGGGGGTCACAGGAGAGCCCCGCCTCCACTCAACTCACCCAGACACTCCCTCCTGCAACCGCTCCCCACTCTCCGACTAGTCCTCACCTCCTTGGATTTGTCAATGCGACAGTACTTCTGAACCACCTCCACACTGACCGGGGCGGGGCCTGCAAATGGGTCCTGGGCCTGTGGCAGGGAGGAGGCAATTAAGAAACAGGCTCGAGCTGACCCCAACCCCCCGACCCTCAAAGCACAAGGTGACTTGCCTCGGCCCCCCGGGAGGTCCCAGGCTCACCCCAGATAAGCTCCGCTGATGCCCCGGACTCTTCAGTTCTCGGGGCTTCTTAGAGATCCGAAACTTCTTTGAGGTGTcatttttctttggcttctgGGGGCGGAGCTCTCGATTCCTCTTCCGTTTACGAGGGGGACCTGGAGAAGCTCCGGCAGCTGTCCCAGTGGTCTCTTGCTCCCAGTATCGCCGCGGTTTCTACCAGCAGAGCAGGATCCCTCGTATTCCGCTGCCCTTCGCCCCGCCCCTCCAGCCCCGCAACTAAAAACTTCCCTTCCACCCCAAGGAGATCCCTACCTTCTTCTTGGCCTGCAGTCTGTCCTTCTTGGGTGGGACATTACTGCCCGGCTTGGGGACTGTCTCCATCTAGCCCACTCGAACCACGATCCACGTGCAAACTCCTCTCCACAGTCCCACAGTCGGATGGAAAACTCCCGGAAGTCTTccgggcctcatccaatcagcgcCGTTCCAGGTCTGAATCCTCCTAGGTGCCATCTTTAATAAGGGCGCTCTCTCCACTGAGGGGCGGGGCCAAGGCCCCCAGAGCGGCAACATATGCCCAAGTGATGAAAGACGGGCAGTCCGAGGCCAAGACCCAAGCAACCgtgcagattcttttcccatctcgGTTTCTCCATCTTGCCTTAAATCGTTCCGAGTCTGGTCTTTTTAGCAGAACGCCACTCATTGACCATGTTAGAACTACATTTCCCGGCGTGCGTCGGCTGACAGGTTCCGGCGCCGTCTTTCCCCAGCATTCTCTATTTACTTCCGGGTTCACCAATACTGAAGAGAGAGCGTGAGTCGGGGAGCGGTTTGGCTGAGGGGTTCGGGGTTCCGTCTCTCCTGCCACTTCCTGAGGCCGGCGGTGAGTCGATATCCCGGACCAGGAGAGACTGCAGTGGGTGCCCCGAGGGGCTGCCTCAAGAGGGCTGTCACCTCCGCAGGCCAGAAAGGGTACCTTTCTGAGCCCGGGTACCTTCCAGAGCGTGAGACCCAGCGCCCCTCTCTCGCTGCCCGCAGGCTTTCGTCCCCGCCATGGCTGAGCTAATCCAGAAGAAGTTGCAGGGAGAagtggagaaatatcaacagctgcAGAAGGGTAAGGGAGCGGGGTAGGGGTGACCTCGCTGCAGTTCCCTCACAACCCAAGTCTATAGCCAAATAATGTATTCTGTCCCACCCCTGGCCCCAGCCTGCGGCTGCTTCCCCTTCCCTGTATTCTCCACATTCCCTGTCCCGCCTGCTCACCCTTGCCTGCTTCCTCAGCTCCACCTTCTCACCAGGACTGTGGTGGTCGGGTGGCACGTGAGATGTCTCTAAACAAACCTTTCCATCCGCCA
Proteins encoded in this window:
- the RPS18 gene encoding 40S ribosomal protein S18 isoform X1; this encodes MSLVIPEKFQHILRVLNTNIDGRRKIAFAITAIKGVGRRYAHVVLRKADIDLTKRAGELTEDEVERVITIMQNPRQYKIPDWFLNRQKDVKDGKYSQVLANGLDNKLREDLERLKKIRAHRGLRHFWGLRVRGQHTKTTGRRGRTVGVSKKK
- the B3GALT4 gene encoding beta-1,3-galactosyltransferase 4; the protein is MWQRPAGPTPLPVWGKDPLAPPPLPPVSCSAECAAAELPAGDAHATPSGREGRRAETAGHGAGLRRPRRPGSLWPRRTMRPGLSRRLLLAALLLLLVWTLFGPSGLGEELLSLSLASLLPGPASPGPPLVLPRLLIPNEAACGAPGPPPFLLILVCTAPDNLNQRNAIRASWGRLREARGLRVQTVFLLGEPGWGSRGSDLVWESAAHGDIMQAAFQDSYRNLTLKTLSGLSWADRHCPTARYILKTDDDVFVNVPELVSELVRRGGHWEQWETGVGPPRKAKPGDEKWDGSPTLGSQPVPLLYLGRVHWRVHPSRSPGGKHQVTEEQWPPSWGPFPPYASGTGYVLSASAVQLILKVASRAPPLPLEDVFVGLSARRGGLAPTHCVKLAGATHYPLDRCCYGKFLLTSHKLDPWEMQEAWKLVGGSDGERTVPFCSWLQGVLGILRCRLIAWLHS
- the WDR46 gene encoding WD repeat-containing protein 46, with protein sequence METVPKPGSNVPPKKDRLQAKKKKPRRYWEQETTGTAAGASPGPPRKRKRNRELRPQKPKKNDTSKKFRISKKPRELKSPGHQRSLSGAQDPFAGPAPVSVEVVQKYCRIDKSKEVPHPKTKTRSRLVAAEAQEEETSVRAARSELLLAEKPGFLEGEDGEDTAKIRQADIVEAVDIASAAKHFDLNLRQFGPYRLNYSSTGRHLAFGGRRGHVAALDWVTKKLMCEINVMEAVRDVRFLHSEALLAVAQNRWLHIYDNQGIELHCVRRCDRVTRLEFLPFHFLLVTASETGFLTYLDVSVGKIVAALNARAGRLSVMTQNPYNAVIHLGHSNGTVSLWSPAMKEPLAKILCHRGGVRAVAVDPTGTHMATSGLDHQLKLFDLRGTFQPLSARTLPQGAGHLAFSQRGLLAAGMGDVVNIWAGQGKASLPSLEQPYLTHRLSGHVHGLQFCPYEDVLGVGHSGGITSMLVPGSAEPNFDGLESNPYRSRKQRQEWEVKALLEKVPAELICLDPRALAEVDVVSLEQAKKERAERLGYDPDATAPFQPKLKQKGRSSTASLVKRKRKVMDQEHRDKVRQSLEQQPQKQEKAKPTGARPSALDRFVR